In uncultured Propionivibrio sp., the sequence GCAGGTTACCGACAACTGAAGCGCGGGCGCACGACCGCCCCCTCACCCGCCCAACCGCGCGTACGCCGCCTTCTTCGCCGCGTACATGCGCCGGTCGGCTGACTCGATCAGGCTGTCGAGCGAACCGCCGTCATCGGGATACACGGCGACACCGACACTGCCGCGCAGGGAAAACTGGCGTTCCTCGAAAAAGAAGGGCGTTGCCGTCTCCCGGTCGAAACGCTCCAGAAACACCCGCGGTCCGACCGGCAGTTCGATCGGTGTCAGGATCATCGCGAACTCGTCGCCACCAATCCGGGCAACAGTGTCCGACTGGCGCGACACCCGCTTGATCCGCGCCGCGAATTCGCGAATCACCGCATCGCCAGAGCGATGTCCGAAGGTGTCATTGACCTGTTTCAGACCATCCATGTCGATCACCGCAACCGCTGCCTTGCCCTGCTCGCGCTGGCAGCGCGTCAAGACGTTGCGCAGTCGATCCATGAACAGCGAGCGGTTGGCGAGATCGGTCAACCCATCGTGCGTCGCCTTGTAAAACAGGTCCTTGCCGCCGAACTCGACGGCAAAATGAATCGACGCACCGATCACCTCCGAGAGCAGTTCAAGCAGCGTCCGGTCACGACGCCCGAAACCGTTCACCCGCGTCGACATTGCCTTGAGAATCCCGACCGTGCGCTCGTGATATTTGAGCGGCACGACGACCATCGAGCGCAAGCCGATGGTACGGCAGGCCTGACGATTCACTCGCGGATCACTTTCGCTGTCGGCGCAATAGAGCGTTTCGCCGAGCTCGACACACTGGCCGGAGATACTGTCGGACTGCTTGAGGCGAAGCCCCAGGTACTTCTTGGCAATGCCCGAAGTCGCGCGATAGACCATGTCGCCGTCTTCAGCGAGTTCGATCGCAGCCCCCTCGGCTTTGGTAAAGGAAATGACCCGGTCGACGACGTGCGTCATCACCTCCCCCAGATCCAGCCCGATCCTGGCCAGTTCGCTCTGGAAGTGAATGATATCGAGAAGTTGCGCTCTGGTCGGCATCCTTACCTCGGTCTCGGAACGAACCGCATTTTCTGCTTTACTCTAGCGCAAGACATCACGCCGCGCACCTGCGGTTCACAAGGGTAGCGGCATGAAATCGTAACCGTCACCTCGCCGCGCCAGGGTGCCGACCGCCGCCCCCGGCAGATGATAACCGGCCAGCAACAGACGCTGCGTCAGCACCTGTTCGGCCAAACGCCGACGCGTCGCCCGCGCCGCCTCCGGATCGAGATCGAACGCCACCGACCACTCGGGATGGCGCACGAACAGCGCGGCGACATTGGTATTATCGCCCCAGAGCATCAGCTTTCGATACCCTCCCGCAACAATGAAAGCGGTATGCCCCGGGGTATGCCCGTAGGCAGCGACCGACGCGATGCCCGGCAATACGTCGGCCCCCGGCTCGAAACGCACGACGTTCGCGGCCATCGGGCCGAACACGCGCCGCGGCGCGGCATACGCGCCCTTCATTGCCGCCGGCGCCGACGCCATGCGGGCGTCATCCATCCACCAAGCCCATTCCGGCGCCGGCACGAACACCTTCGCGTTCGGATAGACAAGCTGCCCGGCCTTGTTGCGCAGGCCATTGATGTGATCGCCATGAAAATGCGAAATGACGACCGCCGTCACCGACGCCGGATCGATGCCGGCGCGCGTCATGTTCTCGAGCACCTTGCCGGCGGTCGCCGCGCCGAACTCGCCGTTGCCGGTATCGAAGAGCACGCGCTGCCCGCCGATATCGACGATTTGAACGGTGTAGGGAATCGCCAGCCGACCGGTCGGCAAACCGGCCTCGGCAAGCGCCGCCTGCACCTCGCTCAGCGCGGCGTTGCGCACGAAGGCGGCATCGATGGCACGGCTGCCATAACCGTCCGAGATCGCGGTCAGCGTCACGCCGCCGCCGAGATCGACCCGCGTCACGCCAGGCATGAGCGACTGCGCCCGCGGCGCCGTTCCGGCACACGCACTCAGGCCGCCGAGCATGACGCCACCGGTCAGCACAACACCCGTCCTCAAAAAACCGCGACGTGACAATTGCATTTTCCGCTCCCTATGACAAAGTTATAGACAACTAGGGCCGCTCCGATGGCGGCGCCACCTTGAACACTTCGGCCAAGGTCGTGATCCCGGCGGCGACCTTCATCGCGCCGGCGATACGCAAGGGCTTCATGCCTTCGCGATATGCCTGATCGCGAATCCGCTGGAGATCGCCCCCCTCGCCGATCACTTGCTTGATCTCCGACGACATCGCCAGGATCTCGTTCAGGCCGATGCGGCCGCGATAACCGGTCATGCGGCAATCGAGGCAGCCGACCGGATGATAGAGTTGCGCTGGCCGGTTGGCCTTCCACGGCGCGACAAGACGATCCCAGAGCAGTTCGTCTTCGGCCGTCGGCGCCGCAGCCCGCTTGCAACTCGGACAAAGCACGCGCACCAGGCGCTGTGCCATGACGCCAAGCACCGTCGCGCCGAGCAAGT encodes:
- a CDS encoding sensor domain-containing diguanylate cyclase, with translation MPTRAQLLDIIHFQSELARIGLDLGEVMTHVVDRVISFTKAEGAAIELAEDGDMVYRATSGIAKKYLGLRLKQSDSISGQCVELGETLYCADSESDPRVNRQACRTIGLRSMVVVPLKYHERTVGILKAMSTRVNGFGRRDRTLLELLSEVIGASIHFAVEFGGKDLFYKATHDGLTDLANRSLFMDRLRNVLTRCQREQGKAAVAVIDMDGLKQVNDTFGHRSGDAVIREFAARIKRVSRQSDTVARIGGDEFAMILTPIELPVGPRVFLERFDRETATPFFFEERQFSLRGSVGVAVYPDDGGSLDSLIESADRRMYAAKKAAYARLGG
- a CDS encoding MBL fold metallo-hydrolase, with product MQLSRRGFLRTGVVLTGGVMLGGLSACAGTAPRAQSLMPGVTRVDLGGGVTLTAISDGYGSRAIDAAFVRNAALSEVQAALAEAGLPTGRLAIPYTVQIVDIGGQRVLFDTGNGEFGAATAGKVLENMTRAGIDPASVTAVVISHFHGDHINGLRNKAGQLVYPNAKVFVPAPEWAWWMDDARMASAPAAMKGAYAAPRRVFGPMAANVVRFEPGADVLPGIASVAAYGHTPGHTAFIVAGGYRKLMLWGDNTNVAALFVRHPEWSVAFDLDPEAARATRRRLAEQVLTQRLLLAGYHLPGAAVGTLARRGDGYDFMPLPL